A genomic segment from Cyanobium sp. NIES-981 encodes:
- a CDS encoding ATP-dependent RecD-like DNA helicase has protein sequence MTAPTSAPTPAATPAPAQAPQTPAWLDALTGGLVEALPRLHGCPPDPAIEATLAAMAHLLAAGELELVLPDPQQREQLAASPLCSGPWSPLVLEGDRLLWRRWFQQREAVLEALCQRAGPARWQPCGLEEARQRAAAQGEGLDADQRGAVAAALHYGLVLLQGGPGTGKTSTVARMLAALRAHAPAARMQLAAPTGKAAARLRAALAGARGGSAMACSTLHRLLESQGERFGRHRHHPLDLDLLVIDEVSMVDLELMGAVLEALPSSCRLVLVGDAAQLPPVRPGAVLLELQTPRRREALGGAVVELHTTYRNNGAIAQVADQLRWQGAAAADAEPSGSWRALCPTLERLPATANLHWLPASPLHLPPALLERLRRHQRALQRQAQALESGDHAAARALLKQLDALLVLSPARRGRWGVEAVHRALLGEALEQPIQAWPAGTPVLCQRNLPAPGLANGDVGIVVDAAGTAGASHGQASAGRRLLFAPGGGSELLWLHPAQLPDPQPALALTVHKAQGSEAEEVWVLIPDSGRPTDRLLYTALTRARQQAHLITPPP, from the coding sequence ATGACGGCACCCACCTCAGCGCCGACTCCGGCCGCGACTCCGGCACCAGCCCAGGCGCCGCAGACTCCAGCCTGGCTGGACGCCCTCACGGGCGGACTGGTGGAAGCCCTGCCGCGGCTGCATGGCTGCCCCCCCGATCCCGCCATCGAGGCGACGCTCGCCGCCATGGCCCACCTGCTGGCCGCCGGTGAGCTGGAACTGGTGCTGCCCGACCCGCAGCAGCGGGAGCAGCTGGCCGCGTCCCCGCTGTGCAGCGGGCCATGGAGTCCGCTGGTGCTCGAGGGTGACCGGCTGCTGTGGCGGCGCTGGTTCCAGCAGCGGGAGGCGGTGCTGGAGGCCCTGTGCCAGCGGGCCGGACCAGCCCGCTGGCAGCCCTGCGGCCTCGAGGAGGCCAGGCAAAGGGCTGCCGCCCAGGGTGAGGGCCTGGATGCTGACCAGCGGGGGGCCGTGGCCGCGGCGCTGCACTACGGGCTGGTGCTGCTGCAGGGCGGACCGGGCACCGGCAAGACCAGCACCGTGGCCCGCATGCTGGCAGCCCTGCGCGCTCACGCTCCCGCAGCCCGCATGCAGCTGGCGGCACCCACCGGCAAGGCGGCGGCACGGCTGCGTGCCGCCCTTGCCGGCGCCCGGGGCGGCTCCGCCATGGCCTGCAGCACGCTCCACCGGCTGCTGGAGAGCCAGGGAGAGCGTTTCGGACGCCACCGCCACCACCCGCTCGATCTCGACCTGCTGGTGATCGACGAGGTGTCGATGGTGGATCTGGAGCTGATGGGCGCCGTGCTGGAGGCCCTGCCGTCCAGCTGCCGCCTGGTGCTGGTGGGCGATGCCGCCCAGCTCCCACCAGTGCGGCCGGGAGCTGTGCTGCTGGAGCTGCAGACCCCTCGGCGGCGTGAGGCTCTGGGTGGGGCCGTGGTGGAGCTGCACACCACTTACCGCAACAACGGCGCCATCGCCCAGGTGGCGGACCAGCTGCGGTGGCAGGGAGCGGCAGCGGCAGACGCCGAGCCTTCCGGCAGCTGGCGCGCCCTGTGCCCCACCCTGGAGCGGCTGCCGGCCACGGCCAACCTGCACTGGCTGCCGGCCTCGCCCCTCCACCTGCCCCCCGCCCTGCTGGAACGGCTGCGGCGGCACCAGCGGGCGCTGCAGCGCCAGGCCCAGGCCCTGGAGAGCGGCGACCATGCCGCGGCCAGGGCCCTGCTGAAACAGCTTGATGCCCTGCTGGTGCTGAGCCCCGCGCGGCGGGGGCGCTGGGGGGTGGAGGCGGTGCACCGGGCCTTGCTGGGCGAAGCGCTCGAGCAGCCGATCCAGGCCTGGCCGGCCGGCACCCCGGTGCTCTGCCAGCGCAATCTCCCTGCCCCGGGGCTGGCCAACGGGGATGTGGGCATCGTGGTGGACGCGGCCGGGACAGCCGGGGCCTCCCACGGACAGGCCAGCGCCGGGCGGCGGCTGCTCTTCGCCCCGGGGGGCGGCAGTGAGCTCCTGTGGCTGCACCCGGCCCAGCTGCCCGATCCCCAGCCGGCCTTGGCTCTCACGGTGCACAAGGCCCAGGGCAGCGAAGCCGAGGAGGTGTGGGTGCTGATCCCCGACAGCGGCCGTCCCACGGACCGGCTGCTCTACACCGCGCTGACCCGGGCGCGGCAGCAGGCCCACCTGATCACCCCGCCGCCCTGA
- a CDS encoding phosphomannose isomerase type II C-terminal cupin domain, which produces MVPPNSPLPDPPAQRVFRPWGWFETLGEGPGYRVKRLQLEPGRRLSLQRHHHRCEHWVVVAGEGELEVDGTTHAARAGTSLWIPLGAAHRARADDATPLVIVEVQRGGLLSEEDIERLADDYGRGTGTVGPG; this is translated from the coding sequence ATGGTTCCGCCGAACAGCCCCCTGCCCGATCCGCCTGCCCAGCGTGTGTTCCGCCCCTGGGGCTGGTTCGAGACGCTCGGCGAGGGGCCTGGCTACCGGGTGAAGCGTCTGCAGCTGGAGCCCGGACGGCGGCTCAGCCTGCAGCGCCACCACCACCGCTGCGAACACTGGGTGGTGGTGGCCGGCGAGGGGGAGCTGGAGGTGGATGGCACCACCCACGCGGCCCGGGCGGGGACCAGCCTGTGGATCCCCCTGGGGGCGGCGCATCGAGCCCGCGCCGACGACGCCACTCCGCTGGTGATCGTGGAGGTGCAGCGCGGCGGGCTCCTGAGCGAGGAGGACATTGAACGGCTGGCCGATGACTACGGGCGCGGCACTGGCACGGTGGGGCCGGGCTGA
- a CDS encoding UvrD-helicase domain-containing protein, whose amino-acid sequence MTERFDAHTFPLDPGLRLLEASAGTGKTFSLAHLVLRYLSEAQVPWRQLLVVTFTNAAAAELRDRIGRRLQQALIGLEQEAPSQGSPDPSLAAWLRWARPRADLLRAPLLLALEELDGADITTIHGFCLRTLQRQALEAGHPPELQLETDATPLVRQVCHDYWRQQVLALPLHLLEGVQTFVKGPEALVSVVQRLDGDPALELDPLPDGMGADHPLAPQLQALWDRRWMEFRQLWQQGGEALEADLRSAAGQWRAQGHSKTTPYSPRPRKDRHQEVTAWIAGQGSAGNYAATLGQKELVDYFHPGAFLKVARPIEASAAGDRGLEPSLPQRPLMEAVAALREGPAEALLLHAAHWGCRELARRRERQGRMGYGQLLQCLDPGDDPNAPSPLLDAVGERYSAVLVDEFQDTDPIQWRILCRAFDSPRHRLVLVGDPKQAIYRFRGGDLATYRRAFQAAAAGGGISRLDTNYRATASLIAGLNTLMAAGLGRSGLEVPPVRPRPSPPAEGGTDAGRGGPPLALLWLGGNRQAGEAATTATALEQELPGRIASQVAAEIRAGEAPGDLCLLVNTHHQAGQLRMALARAGIASRLVSNGDVFASPGATALQRLLDGLAHPGDPRRLRLLAASPLLGWSAAAVAAATPEQWNQLSETLLRGRDGLASQGLLGVLAALLDEEGLARLGRGGRLLADLHQCATLLQERIHSDQLGAAAAAEWLRQRRLAPDPSPPESHQPNSDVEDEAVWVVTVHRSKGLEYPVVICPYLWKAPNPSPPGPGLRWHPPDRPGPVLDLHLSSRWGRGHQALVQHRAADLQEAERRAYVACTRARRRLLLAWGPVKGQAGNPLHPWLLGQAPPPDPDDDPYLAQGDDELRQTLEREIAAREVPMTLVALPEAGAPPPAIPPATAQGPLELGPVPVRRLDLGWGRSSYTSWTRGSHAAAPQALEEGRETDALVREPELEAPEQELWPGESPLAAFPRGSQAGDCLHRILETLDYQQPAAMQADPVLRELGRSGIASDHLEAVLTGLERLRLSPMGGPLGSFRLAGLARDARINEMNFDLTLGPVDSDALARPFREHPGGSFGATYASQLATLPIRGRGFLTGSIDLVFCHRGRWWVADWKSNWLGERGADGQPCRCGPRHYGPEALTALMAANHYPLQAHLYLVALHRYLRWRLGGYDPARHLGGYAYVFLRGVAEASDTLLEGAEAGAPLPGLAVECPPLERLLALDMALDPGLGQARGTAA is encoded by the coding sequence ATGACCGAACGCTTTGATGCCCACACCTTTCCGCTGGACCCGGGCCTGCGGCTGCTCGAGGCCAGTGCCGGCACGGGGAAAACCTTCTCCCTCGCCCATCTGGTGCTCCGCTACCTGAGCGAAGCCCAGGTGCCATGGCGCCAGCTGCTGGTGGTGACCTTCACCAATGCGGCGGCCGCTGAGCTGCGCGACAGGATCGGCCGGCGGCTGCAACAGGCCCTGATCGGCCTCGAGCAGGAGGCCCCTTCCCAGGGGTCACCGGACCCCAGCCTGGCAGCCTGGCTCCGCTGGGCACGGCCCCGGGCCGACCTGCTGCGGGCGCCGCTGCTGCTGGCGCTGGAGGAGCTGGACGGCGCGGACATCACCACCATCCATGGCTTCTGCCTGCGCACCCTGCAGCGCCAGGCCCTGGAGGCCGGCCACCCCCCCGAGCTGCAGCTCGAAACCGACGCCACCCCGCTGGTGCGCCAGGTGTGCCACGACTACTGGCGCCAGCAGGTGCTCGCCCTGCCCCTGCACCTGCTGGAGGGAGTGCAGACGTTCGTGAAGGGTCCGGAAGCGCTGGTGAGCGTGGTGCAGAGACTCGACGGCGATCCGGCGCTGGAGCTGGATCCGCTACCGGACGGCATGGGGGCCGACCACCCCCTGGCCCCGCAACTGCAGGCCCTGTGGGACCGCCGCTGGATGGAGTTTCGGCAGCTGTGGCAGCAGGGCGGCGAGGCCCTGGAGGCGGACCTGCGCTCCGCCGCCGGCCAGTGGCGCGCCCAGGGACACAGCAAGACGACCCCCTACAGCCCCAGGCCGCGGAAGGACCGCCACCAGGAGGTGACGGCCTGGATCGCAGGACAGGGCAGTGCGGGCAACTACGCCGCCACCCTCGGGCAGAAGGAGCTGGTGGACTACTTCCACCCCGGGGCCTTCCTGAAGGTGGCCCGACCGATCGAGGCTTCCGCCGCCGGCGACCGCGGCCTGGAGCCCAGCCTGCCCCAGCGCCCCCTGATGGAGGCGGTGGCTGCCCTGCGGGAGGGGCCGGCGGAGGCGCTCCTGCTGCATGCCGCCCACTGGGGGTGCCGCGAGCTGGCCCGCCGCCGCGAGCGCCAGGGACGCATGGGCTACGGCCAGCTGCTCCAGTGCCTCGATCCCGGCGACGACCCCAACGCGCCGTCTCCCCTGCTGGACGCGGTCGGGGAGCGCTACAGCGCCGTGCTGGTGGACGAGTTCCAGGACACCGACCCGATCCAGTGGCGGATCCTGTGCCGGGCATTCGATTCCCCGCGCCACCGGCTGGTGCTGGTGGGCGATCCCAAGCAGGCCATCTACCGCTTCCGCGGCGGCGACCTGGCCACCTACCGGCGGGCGTTCCAGGCCGCCGCGGCCGGAGGCGGCATCAGCCGGCTCGACACCAACTACCGCGCCACCGCTTCCCTGATCGCCGGCCTCAACACCCTGATGGCAGCGGGCCTGGGCCGCTCCGGCCTGGAGGTGCCGCCGGTGCGGCCCAGGCCCTCCCCCCCAGCCGAGGGCGGCACCGACGCAGGACGCGGAGGCCCGCCCCTGGCCCTGCTGTGGCTGGGGGGCAACCGCCAGGCCGGTGAAGCCGCCACCACCGCCACGGCGCTGGAGCAGGAGCTGCCCGGCCGGATCGCCAGCCAGGTGGCCGCCGAGATCCGGGCCGGCGAGGCCCCGGGCGATCTCTGCCTGCTGGTGAACACCCATCACCAGGCCGGGCAGCTGCGGATGGCCCTGGCCCGCGCCGGCATCGCCAGCCGGCTGGTGAGCAACGGGGATGTGTTCGCCAGCCCTGGCGCCACGGCCCTGCAGCGGCTGCTGGATGGCCTGGCCCATCCCGGCGATCCGCGCCGGCTGCGGCTGCTGGCGGCTTCACCCCTGCTGGGCTGGAGCGCCGCCGCCGTCGCTGCCGCCACCCCGGAGCAGTGGAATCAGCTCAGCGAGACCCTGCTGCGGGGCCGTGACGGGCTGGCCTCCCAGGGGCTGCTGGGGGTGCTGGCGGCACTGCTGGACGAGGAGGGGCTGGCGCGGCTGGGCCGGGGCGGACGCCTGCTGGCGGATCTCCACCAGTGCGCCACGCTGCTTCAGGAACGGATCCACAGCGACCAGCTGGGGGCGGCCGCGGCCGCGGAGTGGCTGCGGCAGCGGCGCCTGGCGCCGGACCCCTCCCCCCCCGAGAGCCACCAGCCCAACAGCGACGTGGAGGATGAGGCGGTGTGGGTGGTGACGGTGCACCGCAGCAAGGGCCTCGAGTATCCGGTGGTGATCTGCCCCTACCTGTGGAAAGCCCCCAACCCCAGCCCACCGGGGCCCGGCCTGCGCTGGCATCCCCCGGATCGCCCCGGACCGGTGCTCGACCTGCACCTCAGCAGCCGCTGGGGCCGGGGCCATCAGGCGCTGGTGCAGCACCGGGCCGCCGACCTCCAGGAGGCGGAGCGGCGGGCCTACGTGGCCTGCACCCGCGCCCGACGGCGCCTGCTGCTGGCATGGGGGCCTGTGAAGGGGCAGGCGGGAAACCCCCTGCACCCCTGGCTGCTGGGCCAGGCTCCGCCGCCGGACCCCGACGACGATCCCTATCTGGCCCAGGGGGATGACGAGCTGCGCCAGACCCTGGAGCGGGAGATCGCCGCCCGGGAGGTGCCGATGACCCTGGTCGCGCTGCCCGAGGCCGGCGCCCCACCGCCGGCCATCCCCCCAGCCACGGCCCAGGGGCCGCTGGAGCTGGGCCCGGTGCCGGTGCGCCGCCTCGATCTCGGCTGGGGCCGCAGCAGCTACACGAGCTGGACCCGGGGCAGCCACGCCGCAGCGCCCCAGGCCCTGGAGGAGGGCCGGGAAACCGACGCCCTGGTGCGCGAGCCCGAGCTGGAGGCACCGGAGCAGGAGCTCTGGCCCGGGGAGAGTCCGCTGGCAGCCTTCCCGCGGGGATCCCAGGCCGGCGACTGCCTGCACCGGATCCTGGAGACCCTCGACTACCAGCAACCCGCCGCCATGCAGGCCGATCCTGTGCTGCGGGAGCTCGGCCGCAGCGGCATCGCCAGCGATCACCTGGAGGCCGTGCTGACGGGGCTCGAGCGGCTGCGGCTGAGCCCGATGGGCGGCCCCCTGGGCAGCTTCCGTCTGGCCGGGCTGGCCCGCGACGCCCGCATCAACGAGATGAACTTCGATCTCACCCTGGGGCCGGTGGACAGCGACGCCCTGGCCCGCCCCTTCCGGGAGCACCCGGGCGGCAGCTTCGGGGCCACCTACGCCAGCCAGCTTGCGACCCTCCCCATACGGGGCCGCGGCTTCCTCACCGGCTCGATCGATCTGGTGTTCTGCCATCGGGGCCGCTGGTGGGTGGCCGACTGGAAGAGCAACTGGCTGGGCGAACGGGGGGCCGACGGCCAGCCCTGCCGCTGCGGACCGCGGCATTACGGGCCGGAGGCCCTCACGGCCCTGATGGCAGCGAACCACTACCCCCTCCAGGCCCACCTCTACCTGGTGGCCCTGCACCGCTACCTGCGCTGGCGTCTGGGCGGCTACGACCCCGCCCGCCACCTGGGCGGCTACGCCTACGTGTTCCTGCGCGGCGTTGCGGAGGCCTCGGACACGCTGCTGGAGGGGGCCGAGGCCGGTGCCCCGCTGCCGGGGCTGGCCGTGGAATGCCCACCGCTGGAACGCCTGCTCGCCCTGGACATGGCCCTGGATCCGGGCCTGGGCCAGGCCCGGGGGACCGCCGCATGA
- a CDS encoding exodeoxyribonuclease V subunit gamma: protein MLTIYRSNNAETLASLLAAQLRETPPPPFEPVEVVVNTWPTSRWLGEQLAEQLGGIAAHIRYPFPGSQLRRLVQAVLGEESGGGPDPWRATELVWPVLEVLPALAAQPAAAPLAQWLIRRGGSPRELNLARWQLGRSIADALDDYALYRPDLLEQWWQGRDDGSDWQALLVRELRQRLGEKPFALKVREATARLRGHQWQPPGDGPWRSGRLRLFGLSSMAPVQVELLHAVSAHLAVDLYLLTPCPDLWQHCTNRRAALSDAVALRQPLGSDWLSRADGLEARFGRLGAEFQQLLEGTGECQLGSSAYGDLFLDPCTLQPHQGPGDASGRQGSRQPTLLRQLQRQLAEPATTPGLQRTPGDSSLEFHPCPGRWRQVELVRDRILQLLHDDPTLEPRDVLVMTPQVDDFAPLVAAVFGDRDATGVALEWRLTDRSQQSQAGLSRTLLALLRQAGERLTASSLQALLESAPLGERFQLEGEAVTALHRTLQQAGFRWGLDGQERGGECTGSLSWAIDRLLLGLVLPEQPGLAPADTAPFRAPADLEQVGRWLHLLQRLRHWLQQWRQPRPGPAWDSSLKAALADLFSDTGETSWELPQLLEAIDAWQQAAAGCELELAAPVVAAVLEERLAADAGRFGHRSGALTISALEPMRAIPHRVIVLMGLDAGSFPRQRQRPGFHHLERARQLGDPSPADQDRYALLEAVLSARDHLLVTWNCRDERNGEPLQPATPVSQWMVWLRHQLGEQAGELEVIHPANPLDRRNFLASAERPPASCDRRLLAARRRLDAAGSRQPPRQLAATAPPPEGVAAGPQPPADEGCPNAAFEDLRRWAMEPQASWLRGLGLQPREWADLVDDLDAAALDERQRSRLLREALGKAPDASGTPSTPVGLEEPQAWLLGQRGRNLLPPAAGGILEARQLSRRWSDLQAALERLGPARQEPALWDLWASTLAWRGDTLVQVHPARARSRHRLDLWLRLLLAAAAGQGPQAGVLVARGDKGFGEQLRLRPPDIPAAQAELRRLAALRERWRQRCWPVPPDTGWALLTKGRSAAIACWEGGFQRPGEREEPEQALCFGPDLPAAQLLQDPLECCANTLMGPLVEQQT from the coding sequence GTGCTCACGATCTACCGCAGCAACAACGCCGAGACCCTGGCCAGCCTCCTGGCCGCCCAGCTGCGCGAAACGCCGCCGCCCCCCTTCGAGCCGGTGGAGGTGGTGGTGAACACCTGGCCCACCAGCCGCTGGCTGGGAGAACAGCTGGCTGAACAACTCGGCGGCATCGCTGCCCACATCCGCTACCCCTTCCCCGGCAGCCAGCTGCGCAGGCTGGTGCAGGCGGTCCTGGGCGAGGAGAGCGGCGGCGGGCCCGACCCCTGGCGCGCCACCGAGCTGGTTTGGCCCGTGCTGGAGGTGCTGCCCGCGCTCGCGGCGCAGCCGGCGGCGGCCCCCCTCGCGCAATGGCTGATCCGCCGTGGCGGCTCCCCGCGGGAGCTGAATCTGGCCCGCTGGCAGCTGGGCCGCAGCATCGCCGATGCCCTCGACGACTACGCCCTTTACCGTCCCGATCTCCTGGAGCAGTGGTGGCAGGGGCGCGACGACGGCAGCGACTGGCAGGCCCTGCTGGTGCGGGAACTCCGCCAGCGGCTGGGGGAGAAACCCTTCGCGCTGAAGGTGCGGGAGGCCACCGCTCGACTGCGCGGGCACCAATGGCAACCGCCCGGCGACGGCCCCTGGCGCAGCGGACGGCTGCGGCTCTTCGGCCTCAGCAGCATGGCCCCGGTGCAGGTGGAACTGCTCCACGCCGTGAGCGCCCACCTGGCGGTGGACCTCTACCTGCTCACCCCCTGCCCCGACCTCTGGCAGCACTGCACCAACCGGCGCGCCGCCCTCAGTGACGCGGTGGCCCTGCGCCAGCCCCTCGGCAGCGACTGGCTCAGCCGGGCGGACGGCCTCGAGGCCCGCTTCGGCCGGCTCGGGGCGGAGTTCCAGCAGCTGCTGGAGGGAACCGGGGAGTGCCAGCTCGGCAGCAGTGCCTACGGCGATCTCTTCCTCGATCCCTGCACGCTCCAGCCCCACCAGGGTCCCGGCGACGCCTCCGGACGGCAGGGATCCCGGCAGCCCACGCTGCTGCGGCAACTGCAACGCCAGCTGGCGGAACCCGCCACCACCCCGGGCCTGCAGCGCACCCCCGGGGACAGCTCCCTGGAGTTCCATCCCTGCCCGGGGCGGTGGCGCCAGGTGGAGCTGGTGCGCGATCGCATCCTCCAGCTCCTGCACGACGACCCCACGCTCGAGCCTCGCGACGTGCTGGTGATGACGCCCCAGGTGGATGACTTCGCTCCGCTGGTGGCGGCGGTGTTCGGGGATCGCGATGCCACCGGAGTGGCCCTCGAGTGGCGGCTCACCGACCGCAGCCAGCAGAGCCAGGCCGGCCTCAGCCGCACCCTGCTGGCCCTGCTGCGGCAGGCGGGCGAGCGCCTCACGGCCTCCTCGCTGCAGGCGCTGCTCGAGAGTGCCCCGCTGGGGGAGCGCTTCCAGCTGGAGGGCGAGGCCGTCACCGCCCTGCACCGCACCCTGCAGCAGGCGGGCTTCCGCTGGGGCCTGGACGGCCAGGAACGGGGTGGCGAATGCACGGGCAGCCTGAGCTGGGCCATCGACCGGCTGCTGCTCGGCCTGGTGCTGCCCGAACAGCCCGGGCTGGCTCCAGCGGATACCGCCCCCTTCAGGGCTCCTGCCGATCTGGAGCAGGTGGGCCGCTGGCTGCATCTGCTGCAGCGCCTGCGGCACTGGCTGCAGCAGTGGCGGCAGCCGCGGCCCGGCCCCGCCTGGGACAGCAGCCTGAAAGCCGCCCTGGCCGATCTGTTCAGTGACACGGGCGAAACGAGCTGGGAGCTGCCCCAGCTGCTGGAGGCGATCGACGCCTGGCAGCAGGCGGCGGCGGGGTGTGAGCTGGAGCTGGCAGCCCCGGTGGTGGCAGCGGTGCTGGAGGAACGGCTGGCGGCGGATGCGGGGCGGTTCGGCCACCGCAGCGGCGCGCTCACCATCAGTGCCCTCGAGCCGATGCGGGCGATTCCCCACCGGGTGATCGTGCTGATGGGTCTGGATGCGGGCAGCTTTCCCCGCCAGCGGCAGCGGCCCGGCTTCCACCACCTGGAGCGGGCGCGGCAACTGGGCGACCCGAGCCCGGCCGATCAGGACCGCTACGCCCTGCTGGAGGCGGTGCTCTCAGCCCGCGACCACCTGCTGGTGACCTGGAACTGCCGGGATGAGCGCAACGGCGAACCGTTGCAGCCCGCCACTCCGGTGAGCCAGTGGATGGTGTGGCTCAGGCACCAGCTGGGGGAGCAGGCGGGCGAGCTGGAGGTGATCCATCCGGCCAATCCCCTGGATCGCCGCAACTTCCTTGCCTCCGCAGAGCGCCCCCCCGCCAGCTGTGATCGCCGCCTGCTGGCGGCCCGGCGTCGGCTGGACGCCGCCGGCAGCCGGCAACCGCCACGCCAGTTGGCGGCCACGGCGCCCCCCCCGGAGGGAGTGGCCGCCGGGCCGCAGCCGCCCGCGGACGAGGGATGCCCCAACGCGGCCTTCGAGGACCTGCGCCGCTGGGCGATGGAGCCCCAGGCGAGCTGGCTGCGGGGGCTTGGCCTGCAGCCCCGGGAATGGGCCGATCTGGTCGACGACCTCGACGCCGCCGCTCTGGATGAGCGCCAGCGCTCGCGGCTGCTGCGGGAGGCCCTGGGGAAGGCGCCGGACGCCAGCGGAACACCATCAACGCCGGTCGGCCTGGAGGAACCGCAGGCCTGGCTGCTGGGGCAGCGCGGCCGCAATCTGCTGCCCCCGGCGGCGGGCGGCATCCTCGAGGCCCGGCAGCTCTCCCGCCGCTGGAGCGATCTCCAGGCCGCTCTGGAGCGGCTCGGGCCCGCGCGGCAGGAACCAGCCCTGTGGGACCTGTGGGCGTCGACCCTGGCATGGCGTGGCGACACCCTGGTGCAGGTGCACCCCGCCAGGGCCCGCAGCCGCCACCGCCTGGATCTGTGGCTGCGGCTGCTGCTGGCGGCCGCCGCCGGTCAGGGACCGCAGGCAGGCGTGCTGGTGGCCCGCGGCGACAAGGGCTTCGGCGAACAGCTGCGGCTCCGCCCTCCCGACATCCCCGCTGCCCAGGCCGAGCTGCGGCGGCTGGCTGCCCTGCGGGAGCGCTGGCGTCAGCGCTGCTGGCCGGTGCCGCCCGACACCGGCTGGGCCCTGCTGACCAAGGGCAGAAGCGCCGCCATCGCCTGCTGGGAAGGCGGTTTCCAGCGCCCTGGTGAACGGGAGGAACCGGAGCAGGCCCTCTGCTTCGGCCCCGATCTTCCTGCGGCCCAACTGCTCCAGGACCCGCTGGAGTGCTGCGCCAACACCTTGATGGGCCCGCTGGTGGAGCAGCAGACATGA